The Drosophila innubila isolate TH190305 chromosome 2L unlocalized genomic scaffold, UK_Dinn_1.0 4_B_2L, whole genome shotgun sequence genome segment GATGTAGATTAGAATTAGAGACATCTTCGGGCCCGAAAATTGTAAACGGGCCTTTTTTCGTTCGGGCACGGGCAGCAAAAATCCCGAAGCCCGGTAGGCCCGATAGTCAGGACTTCACAGTTTCATTTCATATGGATTGATAGAATTTTTTCTGTAATAATTCGCTGTTAATATCATTTTCGCATTTCTTTAATCGATTTGCatcgatattttaattaagcataattttttttaccaagcAAATGCgtaaataagagaaaaaaaatatgaatcgCTAAAATTAGCATAGAAAAATGTCAGGTTTTTACATAGCaagtaaatttcaagtttCCGGTCGATTTTGGGAAAAAAAacgtttcaattttgtttgtattatataataatttcggGCCAGGCCCGggctttttgaaaatatcacaCGGCCAGACCGAGCGGGCCCTTAAAAAGAAGGCCCGCGCCcgtttctaattaaaatttcacctGTATTTctttgtacatttttcaaGGCTTAAACGTGCGATGTCGAGTTACACTCAATTGAATCCAGCAAGACGCATCGAACGCTTGCGCACGTTTAATCGACGCTTGCAGACAACAGCGGAAAGTGTTAAAGTACTTACTGATTGGAATATGCAGCTGGATGAGAATCTAGTTGAGTTGCAGGGACGCAAAATTGCTCcccaaaaaattgtatttaaccCTGGTTCTCGGTAAGTAATAACTCGATTAATTGCAactataattacattttattggcAATTCGTATAGCATTTCTGCCGGGCTTAACGCAGATTGGACACAATCTTTTCGAAACCAACCCTTGTTTACAACGCCTAGCAATGGTCTCGATCGCTGGGCGGTTATTTGTCCGCAAAGCCACGTgcgattttttcaaaatctgcTACGAAATCTCAATACCGTCGCAAGAGGAATGGGTTTTCAAATCCATGGCCCCCGAGAGTAAGTGCACAATGTATAAAGCCTTATCGATACCAATCAGTAATAATTGTTCAAATATAAATCCCtatccaaaaataatattattgttaagaTCTTTCCATTTAtgcttaatttcatttattacataactcttatttgcgaACTCTGTTCTATACAATTTTCAGATATTTAATTCGAGATGATCGGACAGGCAGCTATATTCAAGCCCTCGATGACTCTGCACGCATTGATCCAAAACTCATTCTCTGTGTTTTTCATAACAATAAGAACACAGAAAGGttcgttaaattttattagctacggaaataaattctatttaaaagtATTCTCTTAGGTATTCGTCGATCAAGAAGCGAGGATGTGTGGATAAAGCGATTCCAACACAGGTGGTAGTAGCAAATCCCAAAATTAACATGAGTGTTGCCACCAAGATTGCCATACagataaattgcaaattgggCTACACACCCTGGATGATTGAATTGCCATTGTCCGGTCTAATGACAATTGGTTTCGATATAGCCAAGTGTACTCGCGATCGTTCCAAAGCATATGGAGCATTGATAGCTACAATGGATATAAATAAGAATGCGACATTCTATAGCACCGTGGCTGAATGCAGCGCCTATGATGTATTGGCCAACAATTTGTGGCCAATGATGTCAAAGGCTCTCAGACAATATCACCGCGAGCACCAAAGCTTACcagcaaaaattgtattttatcgTGATGGTGTAAGTTCGGGATCGTTGAAACACTTGGTTGAATACGAGGTTAAAGATATTGTGGAAAAACTGGAGGCTGAATATAAACGTGCTGGAGCACCGGCACCACCGATGCTCGCCTACATAGTTGTCACCAAGGCAACAAATACACGTTTCTTTACCACTTCCAATCAAAATCCCCCACCTGGCACTGTCGTTGACGACGTCATAACGTTGCCCGAACGTTACGACTTTTATTTGGTTTCGCAAGCCGTGCGCCAAGGAACTGTTTCCCCGACCTGCTACAATGTTGTACATAGCAACATTCGCTTGACCCCGGACCAAATACAAAAGctgacatttaaaatgtgtCATTTGTATTACAACTGGTCAGGAACTACACGTGTTCCAGCCGTTTGC includes the following:
- the LOC117781427 gene encoding protein piwi; protein product: MGDQERGRRRPLDASDDGLQEPRPKIFREHVGSHVPSASGPGSVDTGPSTSRAAAVSGAPSSGRGGGGGGGEGNGNRNDRKRINRFEIVHTRPEDVVSKVGKDGEPIRLITNFFRVKTTPKWRIAHYHVDFSPDIEMTRVRCGILSNHAPILGTGYLFDGKQLFTTRKFEQDVTVLQSRSRQDVDYTITIKFVGFISPAEQRFMQVLNLLLRRSMKGLHLEQVGRNLFDPQARVSMREWSLELWPGYETSIRQHERDILLGTEIAHKVMRTETVYDILVRCSQNPARHQDEFRMNVLGLIVLTDYNNKTYRINDVDFAKTPLATFSCKGRDVSFVEYYLTKYNIRIRDVKQPLLVSKNRDKAQNTNANEMVILIPELCRVTGLTDSMRANFQLKRAMSSYTQLNPARRIERLRTFNRRLQTTAESVKVLTDWNMQLDENLVELQGRKIAPQKIVFNPGSRISAGLNADWTQSFRNQPLFTTPSNGLDRWAVICPQSHVRFFQNLLRNLNTVARGMGFQIHGPREYLIRDDRTGSYIQALDDSARIDPKLILCVFHNNKNTERYSSIKKRGCVDKAIPTQVVVANPKINMSVATKIAIQINCKLGYTPWMIELPLSGLMTIGFDIAKCTRDRSKAYGALIATMDINKNATFYSTVAECSAYDVLANNLWPMMSKALRQYHREHQSLPAKIVFYRDGVSSGSLKHLVEYEVKDIVEKLEAEYKRAGAPAPPMLAYIVVTKATNTRFFTTSNQNPPPGTVVDDVITLPERYDFYLVSQAVRQGTVSPTCYNVVHSNIRLTPDQIQKLTFKMCHLYYNWSGTTRVPAVCQYAKKLATLVGTNLHAIPQNALEKKFYYL